GTGACCGCCTCCTAGAGAACTTCACCCAGAACGCCGATTAACTCTCCCCGAAGTGGGTGTTCTCCTCTGTGGCTACAGACCTCTACTGACGTGGCTGTGATGCGGGACCCCGAGTTAGCAGCCGGCCAGTACTCGTTGCTGTCGTAGCGATTTGGCTACTGAACGCAGTAGCATCGGCGCACTGGCCCGGAATCCAACTCGTGTCGAACGAGCCCGCGCTAGTAGATGCGCTCGTTTGCGATTTCAGCGCCCTCGACGAGCGCCTCCAATTTCGCCCACGCGATCTCGGGGTCGACCATTCCGAGACCGGCTTGCGTGCCGAAGCCGCAGTCTGGTGCGGCGACCAGTGGCGTCGAATCGTCGACCGCTTCGGCGACCCGCTCTAAGCGGTCCGCGATCGTCTCGGGGTGATCGATGACGTTCGTCTTCACGTCGACGACGCCCGGAATGAGCGTCCACCCATCCGGCAGTGGCTGTTCGGTGAACGCGCGATACTCGTGCTGGTGACGCGGGTTTGCCTGCTCGATACTGAGTCCGGAGATGTCGGCTTCGTAGATCTCCGGAAGCATTTCGACCAGATCTGTGTCGAGGTGGTGTGGTCCCTCGTAACTTCCCCAGCAGGTGTGGAGTCGGACTTGTTCCTCCGGAACGTTCGACAGCGCTTCGTTGAGCGCCTCGACGTGAAGACGCGTGGCTCCCTTGACCTCCTCGAGGGGCTCGTCAGCGAAGGCCGCCGTGTGGCCCACAGTGAGGAGTTCAGGTGCGTCGATTTGGAGAGTGACCCCGGTCTCGGCGACCAGTTCGTACTCCTCGGCCATCGCCTCCGCGACGGCGAAGAG
The sequence above is drawn from the Haloprofundus salinisoli genome and encodes:
- a CDS encoding cobalamin-independent methionine synthase II family protein — its product is MTANNGQIQTTHIGSLPRPPELLDLLKKRQDGENVDLEEWSTVVADATRDVVERQVEVGLDSINNGEQSRVSFNWYVADRLSGIDGKREQELWADLQEFPDYAEETFKTDVIDLSMHPVVTGPVEYTGHEEAESELTGFKDALSAVDVGLEETFITSASPSVVTATHANDYYDSYEEYLFAVAEAMAEEYELVAETGVTLQIDAPELLTVGHTAAFADEPLEEVKGATRLHVEALNEALSNVPEEQVRLHTCWGSYEGPHHLDTDLVEMLPEIYEADISGLSIEQANPRHQHEYRAFTEQPLPDGWTLIPGVVDVKTNVIDHPETIADRLERVAEAVDDSTPLVAAPDCGFGTQAGLGMVDPEIAWAKLEALVEGAEIANERIY